A single region of the Lycium barbarum isolate Lr01 chromosome 2, ASM1917538v2, whole genome shotgun sequence genome encodes:
- the LOC132625898 gene encoding transcription termination factor MTEF1, chloroplastic — protein MQETLHISSSPSCPLPKPSISRTPKSFKPPTTISFPPHPKPPTPITTPHLTPIPPPPLQEKLLFLDSLGIDSLHCLTSHPLIISSSLSDLKSRIEFLHSINLNTLDVKRVVHICPEVLTTPLSTTMLPAVTFLLREANVTGDKLPGILRRKPRLLTKCVEKNLRPTLYFLQSTIGIEDVSKCASLLSCDVEIKFIPRLDYFSRIGFSFRDAKVMFRRFPSLFCYSVKENLEPKFDYFVVEMGRELKELIDFPQYFSFSLENRIKPRHKTCVEKGVCLSLPVMLKSHESRFRDRLEVCCSSSMPC, from the exons ATGCAAGAAACACTCCATATCTCTTCTTCTCCATCATGTCCCCTTCCTAAACCCTccatttcaagaacacccaaatccTTTAAACCCCCTACCACCATCTCCTTCCCACCCCACCCCAAACCACCCACCCCCATCACCACCCCCCACCTTACCCCTATCCCACCACCCCCACTTCAAGAAAAGCTCCTTTTTTTAGACTCTCTTGGTATAGACTCATTACATTGCCTTACTTCACATCCACTTATAATATCCTCTTCATTATCTGATCTCAAATCAAGAATTGAATTCCTTCACTCAATCAATCTTAACACCCTTGATGTTAAAAGAGTTGTACACATTTGCCCTGAAGTTTTAACAACTCCACTTTCCACCACAATGTTACCAGCTGTAACTTTTTTGCTCAGGGAAGCAAATGTTACAGGAGATAAACTACCTGGAATACTACGTCGAAAGCCCCGGTTACTTACTAAATGTGTAGAAAAGAATTTAAGACCAACACTTTACTTTTTACAAAGTACTATTGGTATTGAGGATGTTTCAAAATGTGCTAGTTTATTGTCTTGTGATGTGGAGATTAAGTTTATACCACGTTTGGATTACTTTTCAAGAATTGGGTTTTCGTTTAGAGATGCGAAAGTGATGTTTCGGAGGTTTCCTTCGTTGTTTTGTTATAGTGTTAAGGAGAATTTGGAGccgaaattcgattactttgttgtggaaatgggaagggagttgaaggaattgattGACTTTCCGCAGTATTTCTCGTTTAGTTTAGAGAATAGGATAAAGCCGAGGCATAAGACGTGTGTCGAGAAAGGCGTGTGCTTGTCGTTGCCCGTGATGTTGAAGTCTCATGAATCGAGGTTTCGTGATAGGTTGGAGGTTTGTTGTAGCTCTTCAATGCCG TGTTGA
- the LOC132624567 gene encoding uncharacterized protein LOC132624567 codes for MSILGTRLPYISSLGTHARKRIKCGRVHTYYGKHCNVWRAQPKQASWMVQGILKAQKYFLEAGFQERDVLNMESYSIKTVSQKMRGELPKMDWRRLVRANNRAPKWKSVLNLALTRRLLTKARLAQWGCVESLTCTLCKQGCEDIEHLFFECSYAAAVWSKMLSSQGILRQCMNWQGEVVWAQVQRKGKNSAAQVFRMTLAGSVNYIWQEWNLRLFQGKERNAEGITKQVIRDVHIRGSLFPRLTRKPEELNMYL; via the coding sequence ATGTCTATACTTGGAACAAGGCTGCCATATATAAGTTCACTTGGAACTCATGCAAGAAAAAGGATAAAATGTGGGCGGGTTCATACTTATTATGGGAAACACTGTAATGTATGGAGGGCTCAGCCTAAACAAGCATCATGGATGGTTCAAGGGATATTGAAGGCTCAGAAGTATTTTTTAGAAGCTGGTTTTCAAGAGAGAGACGTGCTAAACATGGAATCCTATTCAATCAAGACTGTATCCCAGAAGATGAGGGGTGAGTTACCTAAGATGGATTGGAGGAGGCTGGTAAGGGCTAACAATAGAGCTCCAAAGTGGAAATCTGTTCTGAATTTGGCTTTGACTAGGAGgttgcttactaaagctagactAGCTCAATGGGGCTGTGTGGAATCCTTAACCTGTACACTCTGCAAGCAGGGGTGTGAAGATATTGAACATCTATTTTTTGAATGCTCTTATGCTGCTGCTGTATGGTCTAAAATGCTATCATCGCAAGGGATATTAAGGCAATGCATGAATTGGCAAGGGGAAGTTGTTTGGGCTCAGGTACAGAGGAAAGGCAAGAACAGTGCTGCGCAAGTTTTCAGAATGACATTAGCAGGAAGTGTGAACTATATATGGCAAGAGTGGAACTTGAGACTGTTTCAAGGCAAAGAGAGGAATGCTGAGGGGATTACCAAGCAAGTCATCCGGGATGTTCATATTCGAGGATCTTTGTTCCCTAGGCTAACTAGGAAACCTGAAGAACTTAACATGTATCTCTGA